A genomic region of Mycobacterium senriense contains the following coding sequences:
- a CDS encoding DUF4350 domain-containing protein has protein sequence MATITDAGAETTPRRRRTWRWVFVTLLVLAVIAGVDAYLSAPRPGARMDAASTGSDGAHALVELLRGAGVDVVVANNIADVEHAARPDALILVAQSQYLSDTLLDRLDNVHSDLLLVEPTTRTREALLPGVKVAGANGFDLDPNCTLREAVRAGSVRFGATNTYESKDGRVMTRCYDGALIRFRNDGRTITAVGSTDFMTNGSLLQAGNAALAMNLAGDRPRLIWYAPHHIEGESSPNATLFQLIPPNVIWIVGQLVLVVLLVAMWKGRRPGPLVAEELPVVVRASETVEGRGRLYRSRRARDRAAAALRAATVARLLPRLGLAAGASPAAVVTTAAQRTGSDPAFVSYHLFGPPPTTDNDLLQLARALDEIERQVAHP, from the coding sequence ATGGCGACGATCACCGATGCCGGTGCTGAGACCACGCCGCGGCGTCGGCGCACCTGGCGCTGGGTGTTCGTCACCCTGCTCGTGCTCGCCGTCATCGCCGGCGTCGACGCGTACCTGAGCGCGCCGCGACCCGGGGCCCGCATGGACGCCGCGTCGACCGGCTCCGACGGTGCCCATGCGCTGGTGGAGTTGCTGCGCGGGGCCGGAGTCGACGTCGTCGTGGCCAACAACATCGCCGACGTCGAACACGCTGCCCGCCCGGACGCGCTGATCCTGGTGGCCCAGAGCCAATATCTCAGCGACACGCTGCTGGACCGGCTGGACAACGTGCATTCGGACCTGCTGCTGGTGGAACCGACCACCCGGACCCGCGAGGCGCTGCTGCCGGGCGTGAAGGTCGCCGGCGCCAACGGCTTTGACCTCGACCCGAATTGCACTCTGCGCGAGGCTGTTCGCGCCGGGTCCGTCCGATTCGGGGCCACCAACACCTACGAGTCCAAAGACGGCCGCGTGATGACCCGCTGCTACGACGGCGCGCTGATCCGCTTCCGCAATGACGGACGCACCATCACCGCCGTCGGCAGCACCGACTTCATGACCAACGGCAGCCTGCTGCAGGCGGGCAACGCCGCGCTGGCGATGAACCTCGCGGGCGACCGGCCCCGGCTCATCTGGTACGCACCCCATCACATCGAGGGTGAATCCTCGCCCAACGCAACGCTTTTCCAGCTGATTCCGCCCAACGTGATCTGGATTGTCGGGCAACTGGTGCTGGTGGTGCTGCTGGTCGCCATGTGGAAGGGCCGCCGGCCCGGACCGCTGGTGGCCGAGGAGTTGCCGGTGGTGGTGCGCGCGTCGGAGACCGTCGAGGGTCGCGGGCGGCTGTACCGGTCCCGACGGGCGCGCGATCGCGCGGCCGCGGCTTTGCGTGCCGCCACGGTGGCGCGGCTGCTGCCGCGGCTCGGCCTGGCTGCGGGCGCGTCGCCGGCGGCGGTGGTGACCACCGCGGCCCAGCGCACCGGCTCGGATCCGGCGTTCGTCTCCTACCATCTGTTCGGTCCGCCCCCGACGACCGACAACGACCTGTTACAACTCGCCCGTGCGCTCGACGAAATCGAAAGGCAGGTCGCACACCCGTGA
- a CDS encoding DUF4129 domain-containing protein, with protein sequence MPSIDIDRDAAHRAAQDELNQPIYSKGSAREHFVDWINDLIYRLLQKTSSVPGGWLTATVLFILLAIAVIVGIYILRRSMRTRRGGDYSLFEAAQLTAAQHRATAENYAAESDWAAAIRHRLRAVARQLEETGVRTPAPGRTANELARDAGAALPHLAGELTQAATAFNDVTYGEQPGTQDAYRMITDLDDHLRFRWQGGPLEPGRAQAPESWAQVR encoded by the coding sequence ATGCCTTCCATCGACATCGACCGCGATGCCGCACACCGCGCCGCGCAGGACGAGCTCAACCAACCGATCTATTCCAAGGGCTCCGCGCGAGAACATTTCGTCGACTGGATCAACGACCTGATCTACCGGCTGCTGCAGAAGACTTCCTCGGTTCCGGGCGGATGGCTCACCGCCACGGTGCTTTTCATCCTGCTCGCCATCGCGGTGATCGTCGGCATCTACATTCTGCGACGCAGCATGCGCACCCGCCGCGGTGGCGACTACTCGTTGTTCGAAGCCGCCCAACTGACCGCCGCCCAGCATCGCGCGACCGCGGAAAACTATGCGGCCGAGAGTGATTGGGCCGCCGCGATTCGTCACCGGCTGCGTGCCGTCGCCCGCCAGCTCGAGGAGACCGGGGTGCGGACACCCGCCCCCGGCCGCACGGCCAACGAGCTTGCCCGCGACGCGGGTGCCGCGTTGCCCCATCTGGCCGGCGAATTAACGCAAGCGGCAACGGCTTTCAACGACGTCACCTATGGCGAACAGCCCGGGACCCAGGACGCCTACCGGATGATCACCGACTTGGACGACCACCTTCGGTTCCGCTGGCAGGGCGGCCCGCTCGAGCCCGGCCGGGCGCAAGCACCCGAGTCATGGGCGCAGGTGCGGTGA
- a CDS encoding GatB/YqeY domain-containing protein, which yields MAELKSRIRTDLTAAMKAQDKLRTATLRMLLAAIQTEEVSGKEAKDLTDEEVLKVLAKEARKRSESAEIYTQNGRGELAANEHAEGRIIDEYLPTPLTEAEVADVADTAIAQVAEEIGERPGMKQMGMVMKAATAIAAGKADGARLSAAVKERL from the coding sequence ATGGCGGAACTCAAATCCCGGATCCGGACCGACCTGACCGCGGCGATGAAGGCCCAGGACAAGTTGCGAACGGCCACCCTGCGCATGCTGTTGGCCGCGATCCAAACCGAGGAGGTTTCCGGTAAGGAGGCCAAGGACCTCACCGACGAGGAAGTCCTCAAGGTGCTGGCCAAGGAAGCCCGCAAGCGGAGCGAATCCGCGGAGATCTACACCCAGAACGGGCGCGGTGAGCTCGCCGCCAACGAGCACGCCGAGGGGCGGATCATCGACGAATACCTGCCCACCCCGCTCACCGAGGCCGAGGTGGCCGACGTCGCCGACACCGCGATCGCGCAGGTCGCCGAGGAAATCGGCGAGCGGCCGGGGATGAAACAAATGGGCATGGTGATGAAGGCCGCCACCGCGATCGCCGCCGGCAAGGCCGACGGCGCCCGCCTCTCGGCCGCCGTCAAAGAGCGGCTGTAA
- a CDS encoding selenocysteine-specific translation elongation factor: protein MFVLATAGHVDHGKSTLLQRITGMRPDRLAEERRRGLTIDLGYAWTEIDGRQLAFVDVPGHERFVANMLAGVGAVPAVVFVVAATEGWMPQSEEHLAALDALGVGHGLLVISKADLADPGPAAAQASERLAATSLAGIPVAIGTDLDRVRAELVALTDRLPAPDPGADVRLWVDRSFTVRGAGTVVTGTLAAGTVRVGDELEHAGRRVTVRGLQSLGRAADAVGPVSRVALNLRGVDRHDIGRGDTVRTPGAWLDTAEIDVALRSADTLHRQLVLHIGSAAVPVLVRRLGPAGARLRLARPLPLRVGDIGLLRDPGEHRIAAGVEVLDVRPPGLRRRGAARARAEELATGEVAAPDVARAADLRAMGLPARGQPVGDWVVDPRWWTARREDAAAAVRRWAGDHDIAAGMPLETLRQQVGLPAADLMPKLLDGTGLEVADGLVRPPGAGLPARVEKAVSAVEEWLAAEPFRAPEADELAELKLGPRELAAAVRAGRLTRIADGVVLGPDALDRAAGVLAALPQPFTVSEARRALGTTRRVAVPLLEQLDARRVTRRGDDGTRVVTAAL from the coding sequence GTGTTCGTCCTAGCCACCGCCGGACACGTCGATCACGGCAAATCAACTCTGCTGCAACGGATTACCGGCATGCGGCCGGATCGGTTGGCCGAGGAGCGGCGCCGCGGCCTGACGATCGATCTGGGCTACGCGTGGACCGAGATCGACGGCCGTCAGCTCGCGTTCGTCGACGTGCCCGGCCACGAAAGGTTCGTGGCCAACATGCTGGCCGGCGTCGGTGCGGTCCCCGCTGTGGTGTTCGTCGTCGCCGCCACCGAGGGCTGGATGCCGCAGTCGGAGGAACATCTGGCTGCCCTGGACGCGCTCGGGGTCGGCCACGGACTGCTGGTGATCAGCAAGGCCGACCTCGCCGATCCGGGCCCGGCGGCCGCGCAGGCGTCCGAAAGGCTTGCCGCCACATCACTTGCCGGCATTCCCGTGGCCATCGGCACCGATCTCGACCGGGTGCGCGCCGAACTGGTGGCGCTGACCGACCGGCTGCCGGCGCCGGACCCCGGCGCCGACGTGCGGCTGTGGGTGGACCGCAGCTTCACCGTGCGGGGCGCGGGCACCGTGGTCACCGGCACGCTGGCCGCCGGCACGGTGCGGGTGGGCGACGAGCTCGAGCACGCCGGACGGCGCGTCACCGTTCGCGGGCTGCAATCGTTGGGCCGCGCCGCGGACGCGGTGGGCCCAGTTTCCAGAGTGGCGCTGAATCTGCGCGGCGTTGACCGGCACGACATCGGCCGCGGGGACACCGTGCGCACACCGGGGGCCTGGCTGGACACCGCGGAGATCGACGTCGCCCTGCGGTCGGCGGACACGCTGCACCGCCAGCTGGTGCTGCACATCGGATCGGCGGCGGTGCCGGTGCTGGTGCGCCGGCTGGGGCCCGCCGGGGCGCGGCTGCGGCTGGCCAGGCCCCTGCCGCTGCGCGTGGGGGACATCGGGTTGCTCCGCGACCCCGGCGAGCACCGGATCGCGGCGGGCGTCGAGGTGCTCGACGTCCGCCCGCCCGGGTTGCGGCGGCGCGGCGCGGCGCGGGCGCGCGCCGAAGAACTGGCCACCGGCGAGGTCGCCGCGCCCGACGTCGCGCGGGCGGCGGACCTGCGCGCCATGGGCCTGCCGGCACGCGGGCAGCCGGTAGGCGACTGGGTGGTGGATCCGCGGTGGTGGACGGCGCGGCGCGAGGACGCGGCCGCGGCGGTGCGGCGCTGGGCGGGTGATCATGACATCGCGGCGGGCATGCCGCTGGAGACGTTGCGACAACAGGTCGGGCTGCCCGCCGCCGACCTCATGCCCAAGTTGCTGGACGGCACGGGCCTCGAGGTGGCCGACGGGTTGGTCCGTCCGCCGGGGGCGGGCCTGCCGGCCCGGGTGGAGAAGGCCGTGTCCGCGGTCGAGGAGTGGCTGGCCGCCGAGCCGTTCCGGGCGCCCGAGGCCGATGAGCTGGCCGAGCTGAAGCTGGGCCCGCGCGAGCTGGCCGCGGCGGTGCGGGCCGGGCGGCTGACGCGGATCGCCGACGGGGTGGTGCTGGGACCCGATGCCCTGGATCGCGCCGCCGGCGTGCTGGCGGCGCTGCCGCAACCGTTCACCGTCAGCGAGGCGCGCCGCGCGCTGGGCACCACCCGGCGGGTGGCGGTGCCGTTGCTGGAGCAGCTCGATGCCCGGCGCGTGACGCGCCGCGGTGACGACGGGACCCGGGTGGTTACAGCCGCTCTTTGA
- the selA gene encoding L-seryl-tRNA(Sec) selenium transferase, translating to MSDPRRRVPGTDTLLADPRLVAAQRVLGRDLVKSVITAAQRRARAGEIAPEQVAEQAVAALPATASSLRPVINATGVVVHTNLGRAPLSRAALDAVVAAGGATDVEFDLATGRRARRGRGALAALAGAVPTAGGVHVVNNNAAALLLTAMALAPGKEIVLSRGELVEIGDGFRIPELLESTGSRLREVGTTNRTSLRDYTQALGPQTGFVLKVHPSNFHVSGFTSAVGVATLAPQLRRLGVPLVVDIGSGLLSPHPVLPDEPDATSMLADGADLVTASGDKLLGGPQAGLLFGRAELIEQIRRHPAARALRVDKLTLAALEATLLGPPPPVAQALAADVERLRARAESLAAGLSGAMAVDCVAAVGGGGAPGVELRSAAVSLPESYAAALRLGSPPVVGRLEGGRCLLDLCTVSPEDDELLAAAVRACSS from the coding sequence ATGAGCGATCCACGCCGACGGGTGCCCGGCACCGACACGCTGCTCGCCGATCCGCGGCTGGTCGCGGCGCAGCGGGTGTTGGGCCGCGATCTGGTCAAGTCGGTGATCACGGCGGCCCAGCGGCGGGCGCGGGCCGGCGAGATCGCGCCCGAGCAGGTCGCCGAGCAGGCCGTGGCCGCCCTTCCCGCCACCGCCTCGAGCCTGCGGCCGGTCATCAACGCCACCGGGGTGGTGGTGCACACCAATCTGGGCCGCGCCCCGCTGTCGCGGGCCGCGCTGGACGCGGTGGTCGCCGCGGGCGGGGCCACCGACGTCGAGTTCGACCTGGCGACGGGCCGGCGCGCGCGCCGCGGCCGGGGTGCGCTGGCCGCGCTGGCGGGCGCGGTCCCGACCGCCGGCGGCGTGCACGTCGTCAACAACAACGCGGCCGCGCTGCTGTTGACCGCCATGGCACTGGCTCCCGGCAAGGAGATCGTGCTCAGTCGCGGCGAACTCGTCGAAATCGGTGACGGGTTCCGCATCCCCGAGCTGCTGGAATCCACCGGATCACGGCTGCGCGAAGTCGGCACCACCAACCGCACCAGCTTGCGCGACTACACCCAGGCGCTCGGGCCGCAGACCGGTTTCGTGCTCAAGGTGCATCCGTCCAACTTCCACGTCAGCGGCTTCACCTCGGCCGTCGGCGTCGCCACGCTGGCGCCGCAACTGCGCAGGCTCGGCGTACCGCTGGTGGTCGACATCGGCTCCGGCCTGCTGTCGCCGCATCCGGTGCTGCCCGACGAGCCGGACGCGACGTCGATGCTGGCCGACGGCGCGGACCTGGTCACCGCGAGCGGGGACAAGCTGCTGGGTGGGCCGCAGGCCGGGTTGCTCTTCGGCCGCGCCGAGCTGATCGAGCAGATCCGCCGCCATCCCGCGGCGCGTGCCCTACGGGTCGACAAGCTGACGCTGGCCGCGCTGGAGGCCACGCTGCTGGGCCCGCCCCCGCCGGTGGCGCAGGCGCTGGCCGCCGACGTCGAGCGGCTGCGCGCCCGGGCCGAGTCGCTGGCCGCCGGGCTGTCCGGGGCCATGGCGGTGGACTGCGTCGCGGCCGTCGGGGGCGGCGGGGCGCCCGGCGTCGAATTGCGCAGCGCCGCGGTGAGCCTGCCCGAGTCCTACGCCGCCGCGCTGCGCCTCGGCAGCCCACCCGTCGTGGGCCGCCTCGAGGGCGGCCGCTGCCTGCTCGACCTGTGCACGGTGTCGCCCGAGGACGACGAGCTGCTGGCCGCGGCGGTACGGGCGTGTTCGTCCTAG
- the selD gene encoding selenide, water dikinase SelD has product MDAVTYRLTQYAHGGGCACKIPPGELEEVVRGLRSNPPRHAVGELLVGLDNGDDAAVVRVQDGTALIATTDFFTPVVDDAYDWGRIAAANALSDVYAMGGRPVVAVNLLGWPREVLPFELAAETLRGGLDVCGLAGCHLAGGHSVDDPEPKYGLAVTGIADPNRLLRNDSGKPGTPLSLTKPLGVGVLNTRHKATGERFEEAVAVMTTLNAEAAAAALAAGAECATDVTGFGLLGHLHKLARASGVTAVIDSAAVPYLDGAREALAAGYLSGGTRRNLGWVAPHVDLSAVGRDDALLLADAQTSGGLLIAGEIPGAPVIGELVPRGEHTIVVR; this is encoded by the coding sequence ATGGACGCCGTGACGTACCGACTGACTCAATACGCCCACGGCGGCGGCTGCGCCTGCAAGATCCCGCCCGGTGAGCTCGAGGAGGTGGTCCGCGGGCTGAGATCCAACCCGCCGCGCCACGCGGTCGGTGAGCTGCTGGTGGGCCTGGACAACGGCGACGACGCGGCGGTGGTCCGCGTCCAGGACGGTACGGCGCTGATCGCGACGACCGACTTCTTCACCCCGGTGGTGGACGACGCCTACGACTGGGGCCGGATCGCGGCCGCCAACGCGCTGTCCGACGTCTACGCGATGGGCGGGCGCCCGGTGGTCGCGGTGAACCTGCTGGGCTGGCCGCGCGAGGTGCTGCCGTTCGAGCTGGCCGCCGAGACGCTGCGCGGCGGGTTGGACGTGTGCGGCCTGGCCGGCTGCCACCTGGCCGGCGGACACAGCGTCGACGACCCCGAACCCAAGTACGGCCTGGCGGTCACCGGGATCGCCGATCCAAACCGCCTGCTGCGCAACGATTCCGGCAAGCCGGGAACACCGCTGTCGCTGACCAAGCCGCTCGGTGTCGGCGTCCTGAACACCAGGCACAAGGCCACCGGGGAGCGCTTCGAGGAGGCCGTCGCCGTGATGACCACGCTCAACGCCGAGGCGGCCGCCGCGGCTCTGGCGGCCGGCGCCGAATGTGCCACGGACGTCACTGGCTTCGGGCTGCTCGGACATCTGCACAAGCTGGCGCGGGCCAGCGGCGTGACGGCGGTGATCGACTCGGCCGCGGTGCCCTACCTGGACGGCGCGCGCGAGGCGCTGGCGGCCGGCTACCTGTCCGGCGGCACCCGGCGAAACCTCGGCTGGGTGGCGCCGCACGTCGACCTGTCGGCCGTGGGCCGGGACGACGCCCTGTTGCTCGCGGACGCCCAGACCTCCGGCGGGCTGCTGATCGCCGGGGAGATTCCGGGGGCGCCCGTCATCGGCGAGCTGGTGCCGCGCGGTGAGCACACCATCGTGGTGCGCTGA
- the fdh gene encoding formate dehydrogenase, whose amino-acid sequence MALRKVFLEWPVLRQLRSTDKLGRGSAVTSKHTRALTPRTTTADRVVQSVCPYCAVGCGQLVYVKDERVVQIEGDPDSPISRGRLCPKGSASEQLVNSPGRQLQVLYRPPRATEWQPLQLDTAIDMIADRFVESRRNSWQDIDKKGNLLRRTMGIAALGGATLDNEENYLIKKLFTAAGAIQIENQARIUHSATVPGLGASFGRGGATQSLQDMANADCIVIQGSNMAECHPVGFQWVEEARARGARVIHVDPRFTRTSAVSDRHIPIRAGSDVVLLGALINHILSNDLWFKEYVVAYTNAATLINEKFRDTEDLGGLFSGFDPETGQYDTSSWAYDENGQIESPGGGHTHGATASESGAGHEHGSGGPPLAHARVQRDETLQHPRTVFQILKRHYARYTPEMVKDVCGISREDFDYLAQSIVENSGRERTTCFAYAVGWTQHTLGAQFIRTATILQLLTGNVGRPGSGIMALRGHATIQGSTDIPTLFNLLPGYLPMPKAGMHDTFADYLDAVASKKQKGFWANADAYTVSLLKAWWGDAATADNDWAYDYLPRLSGPHGTYQTVMGMLDDEVEGYFLLGQNPAVGSAHGRMQRLGMSHLKWLVVRDLNLIESATWWKDGPEIASGELKTSDIETEVFFLPAATHVEKAGSFTQTQRLLQWRHKAVEPPGQCQSELQFFYELGKRIRQRLAGSTDERDRPLLDLTWDYPTDEHGEPDGEAVLAEVNGYRIGGADTGKPLTSYTELRADGSTAAGCWIYTGVYANATNQAARRVPHGGDSPSQSEWGWAWPADRRVLYNRASADPDGKPWSERKKYVWWDSDEKRWVGYDVPDFVPDRAPGSRPDPDLGGPDALAGDDPFIMQADGKGWLFAPKGVVDGPLPTHYEPQESPVANALYPQQRNPARIMFPRKDNLFAPSAGDPGAEVYPYVFTTYRLTEHHTAGGMSRWLPYLSELQPEMFCEVSPELAAERGLEPYGWATIISPRAAIEARVLVTKRVSPLIINGHTVHQIGLPYHWGVGSDAVVSGDAANDLLGVTLDPNVQIQESKAGSCDIRPGRRPQGEELLRLIAEYQSRSGATTETDNVRIDDAVWDVIGLPDTRRADGSADRTD is encoded by the coding sequence ATGGCCCTGCGCAAAGTTTTTCTGGAATGGCCCGTCCTGCGCCAGTTGCGATCGACAGACAAACTCGGCCGCGGCTCGGCGGTGACGTCGAAACACACCCGTGCCCTCACGCCGCGCACCACCACCGCCGACCGCGTCGTGCAAAGCGTGTGCCCGTATTGCGCGGTGGGCTGCGGGCAGCTGGTGTACGTCAAGGATGAGCGGGTCGTCCAGATCGAGGGCGATCCCGATTCGCCGATCTCGCGAGGACGGTTGTGCCCCAAGGGTTCTGCGAGTGAGCAGCTGGTGAATTCACCCGGCCGGCAACTGCAGGTGCTTTACCGGCCGCCCCGGGCGACCGAATGGCAACCGCTGCAGCTGGACACCGCGATCGACATGATCGCCGACCGCTTCGTGGAATCACGCCGAAACAGTTGGCAGGACATCGACAAGAAGGGCAACCTGCTGCGCCGCACCATGGGTATCGCCGCGCTCGGCGGTGCGACCCTGGACAACGAGGAGAACTACCTCATCAAGAAACTCTTCACCGCCGCGGGCGCCATTCAGATCGAGAACCAAGCTCGCATTTGACACAGCGCAACGGTTCCCGGTCTGGGAGCCTCCTTCGGGCGCGGCGGCGCCACCCAATCACTGCAAGACATGGCCAATGCGGACTGCATCGTCATCCAGGGTTCCAACATGGCCGAGTGCCACCCGGTCGGGTTCCAGTGGGTGGAAGAGGCCAGGGCCCGCGGCGCGCGGGTGATCCACGTCGACCCGCGCTTCACCCGCACCTCGGCGGTCTCCGACCGGCACATCCCGATCCGCGCCGGTTCGGACGTGGTGCTGCTCGGCGCGCTGATCAACCACATCCTGTCCAATGACCTGTGGTTCAAGGAGTACGTGGTGGCCTACACCAACGCCGCCACCCTGATCAACGAAAAGTTCAGGGATACCGAGGATCTCGGCGGCCTGTTCTCCGGATTCGACCCCGAGACCGGGCAGTACGACACGTCGAGCTGGGCCTACGACGAGAACGGCCAGATCGAATCCCCCGGCGGCGGTCACACGCACGGCGCCACCGCCTCGGAAAGCGGCGCCGGTCATGAGCACGGCAGCGGCGGTCCACCGCTGGCGCATGCCCGGGTGCAGCGCGACGAGACCCTGCAGCACCCGCGGACGGTGTTCCAGATCCTCAAGCGCCACTACGCCCGCTACACCCCGGAGATGGTCAAGGACGTCTGCGGGATCAGCCGCGAGGATTTCGACTACCTTGCCCAATCCATCGTGGAGAACTCCGGGCGCGAGCGCACCACCTGCTTCGCGTACGCCGTCGGCTGGACCCAGCACACGCTCGGCGCCCAATTCATCCGCACCGCAACGATTTTGCAGCTGCTGACGGGCAACGTGGGCCGTCCGGGTAGCGGCATCATGGCGCTGCGCGGTCACGCCACCATCCAGGGCTCCACCGACATCCCCACGCTGTTCAACCTGCTGCCCGGCTACCTGCCGATGCCGAAGGCGGGCATGCACGACACCTTCGCCGACTACCTCGACGCGGTCGCATCCAAGAAGCAGAAAGGCTTCTGGGCCAACGCCGATGCCTACACCGTCAGCCTGCTCAAGGCGTGGTGGGGGGATGCGGCCACCGCGGACAACGACTGGGCCTACGACTACCTGCCGCGGCTGTCCGGTCCGCACGGCACCTATCAGACCGTGATGGGGATGCTGGACGACGAGGTCGAGGGCTACTTCCTGCTCGGGCAGAATCCCGCGGTGGGTTCGGCCCACGGCCGGATGCAGCGCCTGGGCATGTCACATCTCAAGTGGCTGGTGGTCCGCGACCTCAACCTCATCGAGTCGGCCACCTGGTGGAAGGACGGACCGGAGATCGCGTCGGGCGAACTCAAGACCTCCGACATCGAGACCGAGGTGTTCTTCCTGCCCGCCGCAACGCATGTCGAGAAGGCGGGATCGTTCACCCAGACCCAGCGACTGTTGCAGTGGCGTCACAAGGCCGTCGAGCCGCCGGGCCAGTGCCAGAGCGAACTGCAGTTCTTCTACGAACTCGGCAAGCGGATCCGGCAACGGCTGGCGGGCTCGACCGACGAGCGGGACCGGCCGCTGCTGGACCTGACGTGGGACTACCCGACCGACGAGCACGGCGAACCTGATGGGGAAGCGGTGCTGGCCGAGGTCAACGGGTACCGGATCGGCGGCGCCGACACCGGAAAACCGTTGACCTCCTACACCGAGCTGCGCGCCGACGGGTCGACGGCCGCCGGCTGCTGGATCTACACCGGGGTGTACGCGAACGCCACCAACCAGGCAGCTCGCCGGGTGCCGCACGGCGGTGACTCCCCGAGCCAGTCCGAGTGGGGCTGGGCGTGGCCCGCCGACCGGCGGGTGCTCTACAACCGCGCCTCGGCCGACCCCGACGGCAAGCCGTGGAGCGAACGCAAGAAATACGTCTGGTGGGACTCGGACGAAAAGCGCTGGGTCGGTTACGACGTGCCGGACTTCGTGCCCGACCGGGCCCCCGGCAGCCGGCCCGACCCCGACCTCGGCGGTCCCGACGCGCTGGCCGGGGACGACCCGTTCATCATGCAGGCCGACGGCAAGGGCTGGCTCTTCGCGCCGAAGGGTGTGGTCGACGGGCCGCTGCCCACGCATTACGAGCCGCAGGAGTCACCGGTCGCCAACGCGCTCTACCCGCAGCAGCGCAATCCGGCGCGAATCATGTTCCCGCGCAAGGATAATCTGTTCGCACCGAGCGCCGGTGACCCCGGCGCCGAGGTCTACCCCTACGTCTTCACGACCTACCGGCTCACCGAGCACCACACCGCCGGCGGCATGAGCCGGTGGCTGCCCTACCTGTCGGAGCTGCAACCGGAGATGTTCTGCGAGGTGTCCCCGGAACTGGCCGCCGAACGCGGCCTCGAACCCTACGGGTGGGCCACCATCATCTCGCCGCGCGCCGCGATCGAAGCCCGGGTGCTGGTCACCAAACGGGTCAGCCCGCTGATCATCAACGGCCACACCGTGCATCAGATCGGGCTGCCCTACCACTGGGGCGTGGGTAGCGACGCGGTGGTCAGCGGCGACGCGGCCAACGACCTGCTCGGCGTGACGCTCGATCCCAACGTGCAGATCCAGGAGTCCAAGGCCGGCTCGTGTGACATCCGGCCGGGGCGTCGTCCGCAGGGTGAGGAGCTGCTGCGCCTGATCGCCGAATACCAGTCCCGGTCGGGCGCCACCACCGAGACGGACAATGTACGGATCGACGATGCGGTGTGGGACGTCATCGGGTTGCCGGACACGAGGAGGGCGGATGGGTCAGCTGATCGGACCGACTGA
- a CDS encoding 4Fe-4S dicluster domain-containing protein, protein MGQLIGPTDPATDAGWSDRKPRKGFFTDTSICIGCKACEVACKEWNRNPRDGDLELLGSSYDNTGALGASTWRHVAFIEQDRDRIEEARESGRALINLGMPAIPGAAKPAEPEPVSQPLHTPEFRWLMSSDVCKHCTHAGCLDVCPTGALFRTEFGTVVVQHDVCNGCGTCVAGCPFGVVERRSDGTYATPVERPGKPKEEFVTGVAQKCTLCYDRLVEDQVPACAQTCPTTSIKFGNHDELVTQARERVAQLHAEGRTEARLYGANENDGVGGTGSVFLLLDEPEVYGLPPDPRVCTADLKTMFKRASMAAAGMVGAAAWAFWSSR, encoded by the coding sequence ATGGGTCAGCTGATCGGACCGACTGACCCGGCCACCGACGCCGGTTGGTCGGATCGCAAGCCGCGCAAGGGGTTCTTCACCGACACCTCGATCTGCATCGGCTGCAAGGCCTGCGAGGTCGCCTGCAAGGAATGGAACCGCAACCCGCGCGACGGGGACCTCGAGCTGTTGGGGTCGTCGTACGACAACACCGGGGCGCTGGGCGCCAGCACCTGGCGGCACGTCGCCTTCATCGAGCAGGACCGTGACCGCATCGAAGAGGCCCGCGAATCCGGTCGCGCACTGATCAATCTCGGCATGCCCGCCATTCCCGGCGCCGCGAAACCCGCGGAACCAGAGCCTGTTTCGCAGCCGCTGCACACGCCGGAATTTCGCTGGCTGATGTCGTCGGACGTGTGCAAGCACTGCACGCACGCCGGCTGCCTGGACGTCTGCCCGACGGGCGCGTTGTTCCGGACCGAATTCGGCACCGTGGTGGTGCAGCACGACGTGTGCAACGGCTGCGGAACCTGCGTGGCGGGATGCCCGTTCGGCGTGGTCGAACGGCGCAGCGACGGCACGTACGCGACGCCGGTGGAGCGCCCGGGGAAGCCGAAAGAGGAATTCGTCACCGGCGTCGCCCAGAAGTGCACCCTCTGCTACGACCGCCTGGTCGAGGACCAGGTACCGGCGTGCGCCCAGACCTGCCCGACGACGTCGATCAAGTTCGGCAATCACGACGAGCTGGTGACCCAGGCGCGCGAGCGGGTCGCGCAGCTGCATGCCGAAGGCCGCACCGAGGCAAGGCTTTACGGCGCCAACGAGAACGACGGCGTCGGCGGGACCGGGTCGGTGTTCCTGCTGCTCGACGAGCCGGAGGTGTACGGACTGCCGCCCGATCCGCGGGTGTGCACGGCCGATCTGAAGACCATGTTCAAGCGGGCGAGCATGGCCGCGGCCGGCATGGTCGGCGCGGCCGCGTGGGCATTCTGGAGCAGCCGGTGA